CGATAACAGCTATATATCAGCTGTTAGTAGTCTGTCTTGTCCATGTACAGCCAATTTAAGGAGTTTCTCCCTAATCTGATGGAGCTGATTTGCAACTCCGCTGATGCTCATCCGTCTTCCAGGCACTTCATACGAACAAGCAATTCCAATTTTATACACCACAATCAAACCCTCTCGAAATATGTCATCACTTTGAGAAAGCCAATGCTGATGACTACAGAGGCCTACATGGCTTTCTCTTTCTTGAAGCAAAAAGTTGTCCGTAATTTCAAGCACTCGTTCAGGCAAAGCTTCTACAACAAAACTATGAAGAGTGAAGTTGTCTTTGAATATGTCATTTGTGGGATTCAACCCTGTGAACATTTCTAGTAAGAGAATGCCGTAACTATAGACGTCGCCTTCTCTTGAAACCTCGCATTCCATTGCATATTCTGCTACACATTTAGATAATAGTACAAGTCAAATTGTAGTGCAAATTATCAAATCAGAATTCAATGTACATAAGACTATAAGATTTATCATAAGCTACAAAACTTCACAGTAGAAACCCATCAATAACCTTCATAGGTAAATAAACTTTCTTGgttttaaagagagagagagggagggagagagagagattacctgGTGGAGCATAACCAATTGTCCCTCTAAAACCCACTGAGCTCATCTGATTTGCAACCATGTCAAAGGATGACCCAAGAAGGAATTTTGCCAATCCAAAGTCACCAACATGTGCAATCATCTTAGCATCTAAGAGGATATTGCTTGGCTTTAAATCACAATGAATGGTGGGGATGTGGCACTGGTAGTGGAGATAATCCAGTGCAAAAGCAACATCGATGGCAATATTTATCCTTTGAATGAAATTCAACTTTTTCAAGAGCTCATTCTGATGAGATGATGTAGCATTTGGGTGGAGCCATTGTTCCAAGCTACCATTGTCCATGAATTCATAGACCAAGGCCTtaaaatcatttcattgatagTCACTACCCGAGCAAACTGTCAGTatcttcaaaagatttagatGTCTGACATTCCTTAAAGTTTCGCACTCGACTATGAAACTCTTCAGAGCACCATGACGAACTAAATGAAGCACCTTCACTGCAACATTAGTTCCATTGTCCTCGAGTATTCCCCTATAAACAGAACCAAAGCTTCCAACACCGATcaaatttgttgaagaaaaacctCCGGTTGCTTTTAGGAGTGTTCCATAAGATACATTTGGATGTGAATCATTTATCCAACTTGAAACTGGttcatttactttcttcttcaaccaacAGAGATATATAAAAGTGAGAACAAGAGCTATTCCTAGAACTCCGAAAATTACAGAAGTGGACAATATcactattttgatttttttgctcTTGGAGCTTTTGGAGATACAATTGGGGAGGTGAAATTCTGGCAATCCGCCACAGAGCTCATTATTCCCAATAATAGAAGTAGCGGTAGCATTCTCAAAGACTCCACCATCTGGCAACATGCCTTCAAACTTATTGTATGATaaattcaaaagtttcaagGAATGGAATATAGCTAAGAATGCTGGAATTTGACCCGATAAATTATTGCGTGAAAGatctagttcttcaatgccGCCTAACCATCTGATTGATTGAGGAATGGAGCCTTGGAATGAGTTACCTCCCATCCTCAATGATGTCAATGAAGTGCAACCACCCAAGCTACTTGGGATTTCACTTCCCAACAAATTGTCCGAGATGTCCAACTCAGTCAAAGCTCTCAAGTTGCCAACTTCTATGGGTAGAGCCCCGGTCAGACGGTTATGAGACAAGTTCAGAAGAATTGTTAATGATGAGAGACCTATAAGCTGTGGGGGTATGGCACCACTAAGATTGTTGCTAGACAAAGCAAGCAAATTAAGAGATCGGCAATTTGATAGATATGATGGAATTTGCCCATGAAAGTTGTTCCCACCAAGATCTAGTTGAACCAACTTGGTTAGATTTCCTATAGAAGATGGGATAGTCCCTCCCAAGTTGTTATCTCCAAAGTCCAAGTACACTAGATTTTGTAGATTCCCCAAATTTGAGGGGACAACACCTGAAAGCTGGTTGAGATTCATCAACAACATTTCCAGGTTGACACAATTTTCAATTTCTCCAGGAATCTCACCAGATATTTCATTTTGGTTTACTGCAAAGTATGTGAGAGTGGTGGATAAATTACCTATGCATTTGGGTAACACCCCACCAAACTCATTCCCACCAATATACACACGCCATAATTTGGTGCTATTAGTTAACGAGCAAAGGAAGCTCAAGTCTTCAGGTTTTCCACTTCCAAGCTGATTAGCAGCGATTCGCAATGATCTAAGCTCATACAAATTTTCCAAAGATGGTACTTTCCcgaaaaatttgttttcacttaGTTGAAGATCATCTAGTTTTGTGCAATTCGATATCGATGAAGGAATCGGCCCCTCAAGTTGGTTCCCGGAAAcactaaaaaattcaagaccTAGGAGATTGAGGCCTATGCCTACAAGAAGAGTTCCTTGAATCTTGTTGTTTGTACCATCAAACACAACTAGCGAAGAGAGATTGAGTATGGAAGATGGAAGTGTACCTGACAATCTATTTCCTCCAAAGGCAATGACTCGCAAGTTTGTCAAGTGGCCTAGAACTTGGGGAATGCTCCCACCCAAGTTGTTCAGGCTTAAATAAAGCTGCTCTAGTGACGATAAGTTCCCCAAAGAGGAAGGCACACTCCCGGTGAGATTATTACTATATAAAGTTAAAAGTCGTATCTTGGACAATGAACCGACTTCTGCAGGAATTTCCCCAGTTAGTAGGTTATATTGAAGGAAGAGGCTGACAAGATTAAAGCAAGATGATATGTTTTTGGGAATATCACCGACCAATGAATTATTGTCTAGCCTTAATTCACGAAGGCGGCGTAATTGGCCCACTTGCGGGGGAATTTCATGATCAAGACTGTTGTTTTGGAGCCACAATTGCCTTAAGAAGCTGAGATTCCCAATATGAGGAGAGATAGATCCAGAGAGTCCTTGTGATTGTAGGTCCAAGACCGTGATCCTCTTGTGTCTCTGGCCGCACGTAACTCCATACCACTTGCAAAACCCAATAGTATTGTTCCATGAGTTGAGCACGCCAAAAGGATCTCTAGTTATGCCGGCCTTAAATGCGAGTAGAGCGAGCTTATCTGTTTCATTGGTGGTGGAGGAGACTTGGTTAAAGCACAGTGCAAGAGCAATACCCAGAAGCAAGTGGCACGCCTGAAGCTTTGCAAAACTGATGCTTACGAGTTTCATGACTGAAAGCTCAAGGAAGCGGATGAAAATGGAAGGAAGGCAAGAAGAAACAGGAGGCAGAAGGTTTCGATATTTCAGGACAACTTTTTGAagcattcttcttttctccccctACTAATTTTTCCTGCAACTAAGAAACGTGAGCAATCATTCAGCGCCTCGATAGTAAA
The window above is part of the Eucalyptus grandis isolate ANBG69807.140 chromosome 6, ASM1654582v1, whole genome shotgun sequence genome. Proteins encoded here:
- the LOC104452037 gene encoding probable LRR receptor-like serine/threonine-protein kinase At3g47570 isoform X2, which produces MDNGSLEQWLHPNATSSHQNELLKKLNFIQRINIAIDVAFALDYLHYQCHIPTIHCDLKPSNILLDAKMIAHVGDFGLAKFLLGSSFDMVANQMSSVGFRGTIGYAPPEYAMECEVSREGDVYSYGILLLEMFTGLNPTNDIFKDNFTLHSFVVEALPERVLEITDNFLLQERESHVGLCSHQHWLSQSDDIFREGLIVVYKIGIACSYEVPGRRMSISGVANQLHQIREKLLKLAVHGQDRLLTADI
- the LOC104452037 gene encoding probable LRR receptor-like serine/threonine-protein kinase At3g47570 isoform X1 — encoded protein: MKLVSISFAKLQACHLLLGIALALCFNQVSSTTNETDKLALLAFKAGITRDPFGVLNSWNNTIGFCKWYGVTCGQRHKRITVLDLQSQGLSGSISPHIGNLSFLRQLWLQNNSLDHEIPPQVGQLRRLRELRLDNNSLVGDIPKNISSCFNLVSLFLQYNLLTGEIPAEVGSLSKIRLLTLYSNNLTGSVPSSLGNLSSLEQLYLSLNNLGGSIPQVLGHLTNLRVIAFGGNRLSGTLPSSILNLSSLVVFDGTNNKIQGTLLVGIGLNLLGLEFFSVSGNQLEGPIPSSISNCTKLDDLQLSENKFFGKVPSLENLYELRSLRIAANQLGSGKPEDLSFLCSLTNSTKLWRVYIGGNEFGGVLPKCIGNLSTTLTYFAVNQNEISGEIPGEIENCVNLEMLLMNLNQLSGVVPSNLGNLQNLVYLDFGDNNLGGTIPSSIGNLTKLVQLDLGGNNFHGQIPSYLSNCRSLNLLALSSNNLSGAIPPQLIGLSSLTILLNLSHNRLTGALPIEVGNLRALTELDISDNLLGSEIPSSLGGCTSLTSLRMGGNSFQGSIPQSIRWLGGIEELDLSRNNLSGQIPAFLAIFHSLKLLNLSYNKFEGMLPDGGVFENATATSIIGNNELCGGLPEFHLPNCISKSSKSKKIKIVILSTSVIFGVLGIALVLTFIYLCWLKKKVNEPVSSWINDSHPNVSYGTLLKATGGFSSTNLIGVGSFGSVYRGILEDNGTNVAVKVLHLVRHGALKSFIVECETLRNVRHLNLLKILTVCSGSDYQ